The following are from one region of the Candidatus Obscuribacterales bacterium genome:
- a CDS encoding DUF2807 domain-containing protein gives MVLRLLTVAACVLACTACSSEDRSDVVTEQRKLPDFSKITAGGALEMDIKVGSPQSVTIECNKDSMADVDSVVNDNELTISVEDDAKPTHLSVHIVVPKLESLELNGSTNAVVAGVSSKSFELDTAGSSKVKAQGEVDDLDMELSGSSNVELTELKSKNCDITISGSGNANIFANQSVDANISGAGSIKIHGNPAKVNQQISGSGTIQKL, from the coding sequence GTGGTACTTCGCTTACTAACAGTTGCAGCATGTGTTCTAGCTTGTACGGCATGTTCGTCTGAAGATCGCTCGGATGTTGTCACTGAGCAACGAAAACTGCCTGATTTCTCCAAAATTACAGCAGGTGGTGCACTGGAAATGGACATCAAAGTGGGTTCGCCACAGAGCGTGACCATCGAATGCAACAAAGACAGCATGGCTGATGTGGATTCGGTTGTAAATGACAATGAGCTGACAATTTCTGTCGAAGACGATGCTAAGCCTACTCATTTATCTGTGCACATTGTCGTGCCGAAACTGGAGTCACTAGAACTCAATGGATCAACCAATGCGGTAGTTGCTGGTGTCAGTTCTAAATCGTTTGAGCTCGATACAGCTGGATCATCCAAAGTCAAAGCTCAAGGTGAGGTGGATGATTTGGACATGGAATTGTCCGGCTCTTCAAATGTTGAATTGACTGAACTCAAAAGCAAGAATTGTGACATAACAATTTCAGGTTCCGGCAATGCCAATATCTTTGCCAATCAGTCAGTTGATGCAAATATTTCCGGAGCAGGATCGATAAAGATTCATGGCAATCCGGCAAAGGTTAACCAACAAATTTCCGGCTCCGGCACTATACAGAAACTGTAA